aatgccATGTGTAGTCATttgaaaaagtgctttaaatcactattgatttgcAAGTGAGAATTGaggttgtctttatttttattaatgttttcccCTCAACATGGCTAACGtgaaaactggagaaggaaatgataaacgacacctatatctttgccaagaaaatcccaaatggggtcaccaagagtaaGATGCcatttaaaaatgactgaaaaaaatgtggaaaggtcTTGAATGATTTCATCTGTATCataagttttgtgtttttttgtctttgcagtgcatagggggaaggaaaggactagaaaatgaaaataaaaacaaaaatgagttgtaaaaaaattttaacgAGATGAAGAGGACTGATgtctagggaaggaaggaaagcataaGTGATATAGGGCTGATTGCCTATTAACAAACAGAGGAGCAGAGAAAATAAAGGTCATAATCAAGATGAAGAGTAAATTCAGGAGCCAGAAGTCACAGAGAAAATTGGAATGACATAGATTTAGTTTTATATTTCATGAACATGAAAGAAAAGCAGTCTTGAATaataggaaaaagaggaaggtcATTATCTTTGTGTGTGTTGTGGAGATGaagtggaagagaaagtgaaggaaaCTCATTAAGCTGAGgaacaaagaatttatattttcccaTGTATTAGGattcttaggttttttttgttgttgttgttttgtttttttgtagagaggcacagatggtggggtaacTCTCAGTGAGGTAAAGCTTTAgctcagagggaacctgctgacaatgtctggttggGTTCTCTGCTTCCCTTGGGGCTTCTCAGACTTCCTgagaagtgggggtggggggcccCCGAGGGAGAGTGGCAAGACAACCTGTgttgtacttgaaacaaagattattGTAGTaaaagatgcatttacatattaatagcagggggcttatagttagcacatgctcagtgtgctgtagtagGTAAATACTAGAGttagtgtgctgtggtgatgtaactTTACTAAGGATTTTAAGGCTGAAGGGAAGTTGAAATAAACAGATTCTGTGATGAACATCCATgtgcctcatcactcctccatgAAGACCAAGGCCGGTCCTAAAATCCCCCAGAGAGCTGGTCTGGAGGGGATGTTTTGACACTGCAGCacaggggctctagaaagcacagtacatTTTGGTAGCCCAacttgaggctctagaaagcacactaaacttttttatatttttaaatattttattttccgaCAATTAAAGGTAACACCACATTTTAACATTCATTGGGGTTTTAAGtcttgatttccaaattctattctttgcctcccctttcccttcccagagaCAACCTGATATAAGTTATCCAAAGCATTTTTAAACAATTgtcaaatttggaaaaaaaaaatgtccaatgCCACtggaaattcttctttttctttttaagatgtaCTTTGTCTCCTGGAGCTTCTCCTTGCACTCAGCAGAAGACTTTTCTAGTCCATCAGTTCTGGGACCAATGGACAATGGGCAAGAATCACAGAGTTGTCTGGTCCCTCAGTTCCAAGCAGAACTTCTCAGGTATTCTTCTGAGGATACACAATACCAGTTCATTTGCTTGATCGCTGGTGGAAAGGTCGACAAGTAATTCCTGGggagcaattttttaaaacatcatcttCCAACACTTGATTGATGTGGGCTGTAATGGGAGATGCATTTCAGGATCCTCATCAGGATCATCATTGGGCACGCATCTACTGGTCACTCCTGGGGCATATAATGAGAGATCTAGTGGGGCTTTCTTTATCAggaacacagagagagaagaaaggtcGCATAGGCTTTTGAAAGTCCTTCTTTGGGAAGTGAAAAAGTAAAGTTCTATCCATGGCATTGTAAAATCCTAAATGTCCCCATTCATAATGCAGGAAGATGCCCACTTTGGGGATGGGTGGTCTTTGATGATAGCCATCCCGTGAACTGCAGAGATAGAAACCATCTTGACGTTTACAGCCGGATATGGTCCTGACTTCCTCCGGGGATGGGGGGCGCAAACACTTTCTGCTGATGGACTCTTCACAGATGCCCACTTCCCACTGTGTATTTTCTCCTACCTCCACTTCCCAATAGTGTCTGCCTGAAGTGAAGGTCTGGGCCCCCAGGACAGTAAGAGAATGGACAAATCTGTCTTTGTTGTTGGACTGGTCCTGGGGGACGCTTGTGTACTTGACACTCTTCAGGTCTTTGGACACAACAAGATGAATGTGAGCTGTGTCTGGATCCAGAGTTATATCCCTGAAGAAGGTCATGAGCATTTGTGTCCGGCCAGTGACCACATACGTTCTCCAGTCCTCAGACACAgcctctggctctggctcttcATGGAGGAGCAGCTTCTCACTCTTGTCCAAGGTGCCTTTCATACCCTGGACCATTTCTGAGGGGGTCTCCTCCACATGCATCTCCACATCCAACAGCAGACTTTGCACACTTTGGAGTTCTTGTGACAGTTTGACTTTCCGTCTGTCATACTTCACCATGTTGTTGATGAATTGTTCCCTCAGCAGGTTAAATTGTAGATCTTTTTCCTCCTCTACGAACCACTCAAGTATTTCATATTCAGAAAAAAGTATATGTTGATAATCAAAAAAGTAGGTCTTACAGTTTACCTCTGCCCTTACAAGATGGTCCAATTTCTCCTGAAGAcgttcttctttcctttttaaacacTTCTGTGTCTCCAAGAGCTTCTCCTTGCCCGTGGCAGCCACCTCTTCCAAGGGAAGGATGTGGTGATCCTTGTGTTCTGGGGCTAAGGAACAGGAATGACAGAGGATTCTGTGGTCGTCCTCACAGAAGagcttctccttttctccatgtTTCTCACAGGTGCTCAGGCCCACAAGGGCCTGCACTAGATGAGATCTGAGCATTTTGGTGATGATGGACAGCTGCTGCAGGCTCTTGTTGCTCACCAGGTCCGTGCTATGATTGATATCTGCTCTGCACTCTGGGCAGGCTGAGGTTTCCTGGGCTCCCACCCTGCACTGTCTGAGACAGCCTTTGCAAAAGCTATGGCCACAATTGACAGTCACTGGATCTGTGAAGTAGCCCAAGCAGATGGAGCAAGTGAGGCTTGCTTGGAGATCTTCAATGAAGTCTTTGACATCCAAGTCTCTGGGCTCTCAGTTCCTCTCTTCTCAGATGCTTCTCTCAGGAGAGACAATGCTGGCTCTTTCCCTGGAGCTCTGGCAGGAAAAGTTGCCAGGGATGAGATGTTGGAGGCTTTTATATGTCTTCCTCT
This sequence is a window from Sminthopsis crassicaudata isolate SCR6 chromosome 1, ASM4859323v1, whole genome shotgun sequence. Protein-coding genes within it:
- the LOC141550700 gene encoding putative E3 ubiquitin-protein ligase TRIML1 translates to MLRSHLVQALVGLSTCEKHGEKEKLFCEDDHRILCHSCSLAPEHKDHHILPLEEVAATGKEKLLETQKCLKRKEERLQEKLDHLVRAEVNCKTYFFDYQHILFSEYEILEWFVEEEKDLQFNLLREQFINNMVKYDRRKVKLSQELQSVQSLLLDVEMHVEETPSEMVQGMKGTLDKSEKLLLHEEPEPEAVSEDWRTYVVTGRTQMLMTFFRDITLDPDTAHIHLVVSKDLKSVKYTSVPQDQSNNKDRFVHSLTVLGAQTFTSGRHYWEVEVGENTQWEVGICEESISRKCLRPPSPEEVRTISGCKRQDGFYLCSSRDGYHQRPPIPKVGIFLHYEWGHLGFYNAMDRTLLFHFPKKDFQKPMRPFFSLCVPDKESPTRSLIICPRSDQ